In the genome of Nonlabens sp. MB-3u-79, one region contains:
- a CDS encoding GlmU family protein has translation MNFILADFNKHKALLPFTYTRPTCEIRCGILTLREKWEKQLEETVSFQTEDYLQSKYPLVETTDNIVIAGNVFATPALCKAIKNLKPQQKLLAGNDILAYRVKELHTPTIELEQVLFLEEEVDGIDFTWDIFSKNGKALEADFDLITKGRKSQPIPDSVNCINEDRIFIEEGATLQFATLNASTGSIYIGKDAEVMEGSIIRGAFALCDHSATKLGTKVYGPTTVGPHSKIGGEVNNSVIFGYSNKGHEGFLGNSVIGEWCNLGADTNTSNLKNNYTEVKLWNYETGRFAKTGLQFCGLMMGDHSKCGINTMFNTGTVIGVSANIYGAGYPRNFIPSFNWGGPQGNMTYKPAKAYEVAEVVMKRRGLSLEQVDIDILDHVFEQTAQYRKD, from the coding sequence ATGAACTTTATCCTAGCCGACTTTAATAAGCACAAAGCATTATTACCGTTTACATATACACGACCTACTTGTGAGATACGCTGTGGGATTCTGACCTTACGCGAGAAGTGGGAAAAGCAACTAGAAGAAACAGTTAGTTTCCAGACAGAGGATTATTTACAATCCAAATACCCACTTGTAGAAACAACCGATAATATAGTAATTGCAGGAAATGTGTTTGCTACTCCAGCCCTATGTAAAGCGATAAAAAACTTAAAACCACAGCAAAAATTGTTGGCAGGTAACGATATACTTGCCTATAGGGTAAAAGAATTACACACACCTACCATAGAGTTGGAACAAGTGCTTTTCTTAGAAGAAGAAGTAGACGGGATTGATTTTACTTGGGATATTTTTTCTAAGAATGGAAAAGCATTAGAAGCAGATTTTGACCTGATTACCAAAGGAAGAAAAAGCCAGCCCATTCCTGATAGTGTGAATTGTATCAATGAAGATCGCATCTTTATAGAAGAAGGTGCCACACTTCAATTTGCAACTTTAAATGCCTCAACAGGGTCTATTTATATAGGTAAAGATGCTGAAGTTATGGAAGGCTCTATCATACGTGGTGCTTTTGCCTTGTGTGATCACAGCGCTACTAAATTAGGAACAAAGGTTTACGGTCCTACAACTGTAGGTCCACATTCTAAAATAGGAGGAGAGGTAAATAATTCTGTGATTTTTGGTTATTCTAATAAAGGACACGAAGGTTTCTTAGGGAATTCTGTGATAGGAGAATGGTGTAATCTTGGAGCAGACACCAATACCAGTAATCTAAAAAACAACTATACAGAAGTAAAACTCTGGAACTATGAAACAGGTCGTTTTGCAAAAACTGGTCTTCAGTTTTGTGGATTGATGATGGGAGATCATTCTAAATGTGGGATCAATACCATGTTCAATACAGGTACCGTAATAGGAGTGAGTGCCAATATTTACGGAGCTGGCTACCCACGTAATTTTATTCCATCTTTCAATTGGGGTGGGCCTCAGGGCAATATGACTTACAAACCTGCCAAAGCTTATGAAGTAGCAGAGGTTGTTATGAAACGCCGTGGATTATCACTGGAACAAGTAGATATTGATATTCTAGATCATGTATTTGAGCAAACCGCTCAGTACCGCAAGGATTGA
- a CDS encoding DUF3810 domain-containing protein gives MQKNRSLFIAIAILILQVSFYYSLRFFPSTVESLYSTGIYPYIAKAMRLGLGWIPFSFGDVVYSVAILMIIRWLWLSKMDLISLSRKRYTQLFLSLNIILALFHCMWGFNYYREPLHKVLDLDKNYSTEELKTVVYQLVFTSNQLHEQLQKIDSLPVSFTRSQSEIFDLAPIAFKKIDHIYPALDYGNSSIKESLLTMPLSYMGYSGYLNPLTGEAQTNAWINNYKTPVLTLHEMSHQLGFAKENEANFIAIIAGMNHDDLYFQYSASIFALRYCINDLYLKDPKAYEEIRPLIRDGIFKNYKELRDFWNQYKGVVEEVFKVTYDTYLKANNQPDGMETYSYVVALIVNYYK, from the coding sequence ATGCAAAAAAACCGTTCGCTCTTTATTGCCATAGCAATATTAATTCTTCAGGTCAGCTTTTATTACAGTTTGCGTTTTTTCCCTTCTACCGTGGAGTCGCTTTACAGCACGGGTATTTATCCCTATATCGCAAAAGCCATGAGGCTAGGATTGGGCTGGATTCCTTTCTCGTTTGGAGATGTTGTATACTCGGTTGCTATTCTTATGATCATAAGATGGTTGTGGTTGAGTAAAATGGATTTGATCTCGCTTTCGCGAAAGCGTTACACACAATTATTCCTTTCCTTAAATATTATCCTGGCTCTTTTTCACTGCATGTGGGGGTTTAATTATTACAGAGAACCTTTGCACAAGGTTTTAGACCTTGATAAGAATTACAGTACAGAAGAACTAAAAACAGTCGTCTACCAACTTGTTTTCACCTCTAATCAATTACACGAGCAATTACAAAAGATAGACTCCCTTCCTGTGAGCTTTACGAGATCGCAGTCAGAAATTTTTGACCTAGCTCCTATTGCTTTTAAAAAAATAGACCATATTTATCCCGCACTGGATTATGGGAATTCCAGCATCAAAGAATCACTTCTCACGATGCCGTTATCTTATATGGGTTACAGCGGCTATTTGAATCCGCTGACGGGTGAGGCACAAACAAATGCATGGATCAATAATTACAAAACTCCAGTACTCACCTTACATGAAATGTCGCATCAGTTAGGATTTGCAAAAGAAAATGAAGCTAATTTTATAGCGATCATTGCCGGGATGAATCACGACGATCTGTACTTTCAATACAGTGCTAGTATTTTTGCCTTGCGCTATTGCATCAATGATTTATACCTCAAAGACCCTAAGGCTTATGAGGAAATAAGGCCCTTGATACGTGATGGTATTTTTAAAAATTATAAAGAGCTGCGAGACTTCTGGAATCAGTACAAAGGTGTTGTAGAAGAGGTGTTTAAGGTGACCTACGACACCTATCTAAAAGCCAATAATCAGCCTGACGGAATGGAGACCTACAGCTATGTAGTTGCCCTTATTGTTAACTACTACAAATAA
- a CDS encoding amidohydrolase family protein has translation MKRIFSLLLLVCISVQAQEYFPNNDDISAVSNITRVITNATIVTSPGKMISNGTIIIKNGKIEAIGNGISIPKNAVVEDAGGNYIYPSFIESYGDLSMKTPQRASSNGTAQYDEGRKGYYWNDHIRAEQSAMDYFIYDTKEAKKYVDAGFGTIQTHLHDGIARGNGMLIALDNNGTDADRILKQESGNFFSLSKSRQSNQSYPTSMMGGLALLRQTHFDADWYAKGHSKSKDLSLEALNAKKNLVQIIEAGNKKNVLRVDKLGDRVGKQFVIVGGEDAYEMIADVKATNAALIVPVNFPDAYDVSNPNLEWFVNLGDMREWKQAPGNLMTLSKAGITYAITTKDLKSPADLMSKLKQAIAYGLTEDQALAALTTTPAGILQITDMVGTLEKGKLANFIMTSGKLFEDDTEIYENWVKGSKHVIKDRSTKDIDGSYATTINGTTYDISIKGKGKKSTVKIDSITLGSKITYDGDWINIVTTQKESDNKSYTRFLATSQLNNLSGTAYLPNGQEIAFTAMKNKDASKEDKEEEEEKEDDDKTIKQMGTMTYPNIGYGSASKPTEETILYRNATVWTNEKEGILENTDVLVKDGQIAKIGKNLSAGNARIVDATGKHLTSGIVDEHSHIAIDSGVNEAGHNSTAEVTIEDVVDHEDINIYRDLAGGVTSSQLLHGSANPIGGRSAIIKLKWGYKADEMIYKDSPKFIKFALGENVKQSRSQNGVRFPQTRMGVEQVFEDYFSRARAYANSKEAKDFRYDEEMEVLLEVLESERFVSCHSYVQSEINMLMEVAEKHGFRINTFTHILEGYKVADKMAEHGAGGSTFSDWWAYKYEVNDAIPYNGAIMHSQGVLTAFNSDDAEMSRRLNQEAAKAVKYGGVSEEEAWKFVTLNPAKLLHIDDRTGSIKKGKDADLVLWNANPLSVTARPEITMIDGIVFFDLEHDLSLRESIKVERQQLVNEMIMAKNKGMKTQTPKKKDKTLYECETIHW, from the coding sequence ATGAAAAGAATATTTTCTCTCTTGCTACTGGTTTGCATCTCCGTGCAAGCACAAGAGTATTTCCCAAACAACGACGATATCAGTGCGGTAAGCAATATCACTAGGGTGATTACTAACGCGACTATAGTTACGAGTCCTGGAAAAATGATTTCCAACGGAACCATTATTATTAAAAACGGTAAAATAGAAGCTATAGGAAACGGCATTTCTATACCTAAAAATGCTGTTGTAGAAGACGCTGGTGGCAATTACATCTACCCTTCTTTTATAGAGTCTTATGGAGATCTATCTATGAAAACTCCGCAACGAGCGAGCAGTAATGGAACCGCACAATACGACGAAGGCCGTAAAGGATATTACTGGAATGATCACATCAGAGCAGAGCAAAGCGCGATGGATTATTTTATATACGACACCAAAGAAGCAAAAAAATATGTTGATGCTGGTTTTGGAACAATACAAACGCACCTTCACGACGGTATTGCCCGTGGTAACGGTATGTTGATAGCTCTAGATAATAATGGAACTGACGCCGACCGTATTTTAAAACAAGAAAGCGGGAATTTCTTCTCCTTAAGTAAAAGCCGTCAGTCCAATCAATCTTATCCTACTTCCATGATGGGAGGTTTGGCTTTGTTACGCCAGACTCATTTTGACGCAGACTGGTATGCAAAAGGACACTCTAAATCAAAAGATTTATCTCTAGAGGCGTTAAACGCCAAGAAAAACCTAGTTCAAATCATTGAGGCTGGGAATAAGAAAAACGTTCTTAGAGTTGATAAACTTGGAGATCGAGTAGGAAAGCAATTTGTAATTGTAGGTGGAGAAGACGCTTATGAGATGATTGCCGATGTGAAAGCTACTAACGCTGCTCTTATTGTTCCTGTTAATTTTCCAGATGCTTATGATGTTTCTAATCCCAACTTAGAATGGTTTGTAAATCTAGGCGATATGAGAGAATGGAAACAGGCCCCTGGTAATTTAATGACCTTATCTAAAGCAGGTATTACTTATGCCATTACTACTAAAGATTTAAAATCTCCTGCAGATTTAATGAGTAAATTAAAGCAAGCAATAGCATATGGTCTTACTGAAGATCAAGCATTAGCTGCTCTTACCACCACTCCAGCTGGAATACTTCAAATAACTGATATGGTAGGAACGCTAGAGAAAGGAAAGCTGGCTAACTTTATCATGACCTCTGGAAAGCTATTTGAAGACGATACAGAGATTTATGAAAACTGGGTCAAAGGCTCTAAGCATGTTATAAAAGACAGAAGTACAAAAGACATTGACGGTTCTTATGCAACGACTATTAATGGAACTACCTATGATATTAGCATCAAAGGAAAAGGTAAAAAGTCAACGGTAAAAATAGACAGCATCACTCTGGGTTCTAAAATCACTTATGACGGCGACTGGATCAACATTGTAACCACTCAAAAGGAATCTGACAATAAATCTTATACTCGCTTTTTAGCAACATCTCAATTGAACAACTTAAGCGGAACCGCCTATTTACCTAACGGTCAAGAAATCGCTTTTACCGCAATGAAAAACAAAGATGCTTCTAAAGAGGATAAGGAAGAAGAGGAAGAAAAGGAAGACGATGACAAGACTATCAAGCAAATGGGAACGATGACCTATCCTAACATAGGTTATGGTAGTGCCTCAAAACCTACAGAAGAGACCATCTTATACCGCAACGCGACCGTATGGACCAATGAAAAAGAAGGGATTCTAGAAAACACCGATGTGCTTGTTAAAGACGGTCAAATAGCTAAGATAGGTAAAAACCTAAGTGCTGGAAATGCTAGAATCGTAGATGCTACGGGTAAACACTTAACCAGTGGAATCGTTGATGAACACAGTCATATTGCTATTGACAGTGGAGTTAACGAAGCTGGTCATAATTCCACTGCAGAGGTAACTATTGAAGACGTAGTAGATCACGAAGACATTAACATCTATAGAGATCTTGCTGGTGGAGTAACTTCTTCACAATTACTTCACGGTAGTGCTAACCCAATTGGTGGACGTAGCGCAATTATTAAGCTGAAATGGGGCTACAAGGCAGATGAGATGATTTACAAGGACTCTCCTAAATTTATCAAATTTGCTTTAGGAGAAAATGTAAAACAATCTCGTAGTCAAAATGGAGTGCGTTTTCCACAGACACGTATGGGCGTAGAACAAGTATTTGAAGACTATTTTTCTAGAGCCCGAGCGTATGCCAACTCAAAAGAAGCTAAGGACTTCCGTTATGATGAAGAAATGGAAGTGTTATTAGAGGTCTTAGAAAGTGAGCGCTTTGTTTCCTGTCACTCTTATGTACAAAGTGAAATCAATATGTTGATGGAAGTTGCTGAAAAGCACGGTTTCCGTATCAACACGTTCACGCATATCTTAGAAGGTTACAAAGTAGCTGATAAAATGGCTGAACACGGCGCTGGTGGGTCTACCTTCAGTGACTGGTGGGCTTATAAGTACGAAGTAAACGACGCTATTCCATACAACGGTGCGATCATGCATTCTCAGGGAGTTCTTACTGCCTTTAATTCTGATGATGCTGAAATGTCTCGTCGTTTGAATCAAGAAGCTGCTAAAGCAGTTAAATACGGTGGAGTTAGTGAGGAAGAAGCTTGGAAATTTGTGACGTTGAACCCTGCAAAACTATTGCATATTGATGACCGTACAGGTAGTATCAAGAAAGGAAAAGATGCCGATCTAGTACTTTGGAATGCCAACCCATTAAGTGTGACTGCAAGACCTGAAATCACGATGATTGATGGAATTGTGTTTTTTGACTTGGAACATGACTTAAGCTTGCGCGAAAGCATAAAAGTAGAAAGACAACAACTCGTAAATGAGATGATCATGGCCAAAAATAAAGGGATGAAAACTCAGACACCGAAAAAGAAAGACAAGACTTTATATGAATGCGAAACTATTCACTGGTAA
- a CDS encoding amidohydrolase family protein, which produces MKNILYIICALFAITATAQQTPASEQKGVYTIMNATAHIGNGKVIENSVIVIENGIITAIADATVVRMDIKGEKIDGYGMHVYPGIIAMNSTLGLVEVDAVNASDDEREIGTFNPHIRSLIAYNAESRVVESMRPNGVLIAQIVPRGGRISGKSSVVQLDAWNWEDASVRTDDGVHINWPSSFRRSGTWYEPGPIEPSKNYDEQVTELTDFLNSAKAYNSTVKPVGLNLKYAALQPALNGDENFYIHVDGEKAIRDVLKFIKANDIKKPVIIGGREGDKVATELVAMNIPVVAGRVHDLPAREDEDFDMPYKFPKLLADKGVMVALENSGSMERHQARNFPFYAGTVAGYGMDMEQALMMITLTPAKILGIDKNYGSLEQGKSATLFISKGNALDMRGNQLTRAFIDGRDISLNSHQTELYERYMNKFGAEIKR; this is translated from the coding sequence ATGAAAAACATATTATATATTATTTGTGCCTTATTTGCCATAACTGCAACAGCACAACAGACACCTGCTTCAGAACAAAAGGGAGTATACACGATTATGAACGCTACGGCGCATATAGGTAATGGAAAAGTGATCGAGAATTCTGTGATCGTTATTGAAAACGGAATCATCACTGCTATTGCAGATGCTACAGTAGTAAGAATGGATATCAAAGGAGAAAAGATCGATGGGTACGGAATGCACGTATATCCTGGGATTATTGCGATGAATTCTACTTTAGGATTAGTAGAGGTTGATGCCGTAAACGCTAGTGATGACGAGCGCGAGATAGGGACTTTTAATCCGCATATACGCTCCTTGATTGCTTACAATGCCGAGAGTCGCGTCGTGGAATCCATGCGCCCTAACGGAGTACTTATAGCGCAAATAGTGCCTAGAGGTGGTCGTATTTCTGGGAAATCTAGCGTAGTACAACTGGATGCTTGGAACTGGGAAGATGCCTCAGTACGAACGGATGATGGTGTACACATCAACTGGCCTTCTAGTTTTAGAAGAAGTGGTACTTGGTATGAGCCAGGACCTATTGAACCAAGTAAAAATTATGATGAGCAAGTAACAGAACTTACCGACTTTTTAAACAGTGCAAAAGCTTATAATTCAACGGTAAAGCCCGTAGGACTGAACTTGAAATATGCTGCCCTTCAACCAGCATTGAATGGAGATGAAAATTTCTATATACATGTGGATGGAGAAAAAGCCATAAGAGATGTATTGAAATTTATCAAGGCAAACGATATTAAAAAGCCAGTGATCATAGGAGGTCGTGAAGGTGATAAAGTAGCCACTGAGTTGGTTGCAATGAATATTCCTGTAGTTGCTGGACGTGTTCATGATCTTCCAGCTCGAGAAGATGAAGACTTTGATATGCCTTACAAATTCCCTAAACTCCTTGCAGATAAAGGGGTGATGGTAGCCCTAGAAAACTCTGGAAGTATGGAAAGACATCAAGCTCGTAATTTTCCTTTCTATGCAGGAACTGTTGCAGGGTACGGAATGGATATGGAGCAAGCCTTGATGATGATCACGCTTACACCAGCAAAAATTTTAGGAATCGATAAGAATTATGGTTCTCTAGAACAAGGAAAGAGCGCTACTTTATTTATATCTAAAGGAAATGCTCTAGATATGAGAGGAAATCAACTGACAAGAGCTTTTATAGACGGTAGAGACATTTCCCTTAATTCTCATCAAACCGAATTGTATGAGCGTTATATGAATAAGTTTGGAGCGGAAATAAAAAGGTGA
- a CDS encoding NUDIX domain-containing protein, whose product MKHKIQKEEKVFDDFLKIYKAEVTHDTFNTDKEITATRLALDRGNAIAVLLYEIDTDSFLFIRQYRYPSARHGQPWIVEIPAGAIDPNESTKEAAIREVKEEIGYQIDRLEFIVEYFPSPGMLSEQISIFYGEVTSNQKTAKGGGSVSEKEDIELVKISRREIRQKLQAGFFNNSVSIISLQWYLLNKVSLKS is encoded by the coding sequence ATGAAACACAAGATCCAAAAAGAAGAAAAAGTCTTTGATGATTTTCTGAAAATCTATAAAGCAGAGGTTACACACGATACTTTTAATACTGATAAAGAAATCACGGCTACCCGCCTCGCCTTAGACCGAGGTAATGCGATTGCGGTATTGTTGTATGAAATAGATACCGATAGCTTTTTGTTTATTCGCCAATACCGCTACCCTAGTGCACGACATGGTCAGCCTTGGATAGTTGAGATTCCAGCTGGAGCAATAGACCCTAACGAATCAACAAAAGAGGCAGCTATTAGAGAAGTAAAAGAAGAGATCGGCTATCAAATCGATAGATTAGAATTTATAGTAGAATACTTTCCTTCTCCTGGAATGCTTTCAGAACAGATCAGTATTTTTTATGGCGAAGTAACTTCTAATCAAAAAACAGCAAAAGGTGGTGGTTCTGTTTCAGAAAAGGAAGATATAGAATTGGTTAAAATCTCAAGACGGGAGATCAGGCAAAAACTTCAAGCAGGATTTTTTAATAACTCCGTCAGTATTATTAGTTTACAATGGTATTTACTGAATAAAGTATCTTTAAAATCATAG
- a CDS encoding DUF6495 family protein: MKYRRLTKEQLDEMHQEFINFLATQSITAKEWDDLKTNQPEVAEEEIDVFSDLVWEGVLQKAEYLEHISPRTMNLFSLGEKEMELISVMVGDELIDITTKDGYQWLQKNLMDDEVKIFTAKKAYSENPNKDKFKLIETGAVITKGQLFDYFDDLMELGKETNGF; this comes from the coding sequence ATGAAATATAGAAGACTTACCAAGGAGCAACTAGATGAAATGCACCAAGAGTTCATCAATTTCCTTGCAACCCAATCTATTACAGCAAAAGAATGGGACGATCTTAAAACAAATCAGCCAGAAGTGGCAGAAGAAGAAATAGATGTGTTCTCTGATTTGGTATGGGAAGGCGTGCTTCAAAAGGCCGAGTATCTAGAGCATATTTCGCCTAGAACCATGAATTTATTTTCCTTGGGAGAAAAGGAAATGGAACTGATATCTGTTATGGTAGGAGATGAATTGATTGATATTACTACTAAAGACGGATATCAATGGCTTCAAAAAAACTTAATGGACGATGAGGTAAAGATTTTCACTGCCAAAAAAGCCTACAGCGAGAATCCTAACAAAGATAAATTCAAGCTTATTGAAACAGGTGCTGTTATTACTAAAGGACAACTGTTTGATTACTTTGATGATCTGATGGAGTTAGGTAAAGAAACAAATGGGTTCTAA
- the rplI gene encoding 50S ribosomal protein L9, producing MELILKKDVEHLGFTDDLVSVKPGYGRNFLIPNGLAVMATTSAKKVLAETLKQRAHKEAKNIKAAQDQADQLTALDLKITAKTGDGDKLFGSITTADVSNILAKNGIEIEKKFISVAGGAIKRLGLYEADVRFHREVTVKLAFNVVADK from the coding sequence ATGGAACTTATATTAAAGAAAGACGTAGAACATTTAGGTTTTACTGACGATTTAGTGAGTGTTAAGCCTGGTTATGGTCGTAACTTTTTAATACCTAATGGACTGGCTGTAATGGCTACCACTAGTGCTAAAAAAGTACTGGCTGAAACGCTTAAGCAAAGAGCTCATAAAGAAGCTAAAAACATCAAAGCTGCTCAAGATCAAGCTGATCAACTTACAGCTCTTGATTTGAAAATAACTGCAAAAACTGGAGATGGAGACAAATTGTTTGGTTCTATCACCACTGCAGATGTTTCTAACATCTTAGCAAAGAACGGTATTGAGATAGAGAAGAAGTTTATCTCTGTTGCTGGAGGTGCTATTAAGAGACTTGGTCTTTACGAGGCTGATGTACGTTTTCACAGAGAAGTAACTGTAAAGCTTGCTTTTAACGTAGTAGCAGACAAGTAA
- the rpsR gene encoding 30S ribosomal protein S18, with translation MATLQQQAKGKKDGDIRYLSPLKIETQQRKKYCRFQRSGIRYIDYKDPNFLFGFVNEQGKLLPRRLTGTSLKYQRKVAIAVKRARHIAIMPYVGDLLK, from the coding sequence ATGGCAACATTACAACAACAAGCTAAAGGTAAAAAAGATGGTGACATCCGTTACCTATCTCCTTTAAAGATCGAGACTCAACAGAGAAAAAAATACTGTCGTTTTCAACGTAGCGGTATTAGATATATAGATTATAAAGATCCTAATTTCCTTTTCGGATTTGTAAATGAACAAGGGAAGTTACTTCCACGTCGTCTTACTGGAACTTCACTAAAATACCAACGTAAAGTTGCTATAGCTGTAAAACGTGCTCGTCACATTGCTATCATGCCTTACGTAGGAGATTTACTTAAATAA
- the rpsF gene encoding 30S ribosomal protein S6: MNQYETVFILNPVLSDDQVKETVKKFENFLTDRGAKMVAKEDWGLKKLAYAIENKKSGFYHLFQFEVPGEVINDYEVEFRRDERIMRYLTVKLDKYAIEWAEKRRSRMSKKSKA, from the coding sequence ATGAATCAATACGAAACTGTTTTCATTTTGAATCCCGTTTTATCTGATGACCAGGTAAAGGAGACAGTAAAGAAGTTTGAGAATTTCCTTACTGATCGCGGTGCAAAAATGGTAGCCAAAGAAGATTGGGGCCTAAAAAAACTGGCTTATGCAATCGAAAACAAGAAAAGTGGTTTTTACCACCTTTTTCAATTTGAAGTACCTGGTGAGGTAATCAACGACTATGAAGTAGAATTCCGTCGTGATGAGCGTATCATGAGATACCTTACTGTAAAACTTGATAAATATGCTATCGAGTGGGCAGAGAAGAGAAGAAGTAGAATGTCTAAAAAATCTAAAGCTTAA
- a CDS encoding LytR/AlgR family response regulator transcription factor, producing the protein MSNTILNCFVVDDSSIQRLAIVKMIEGHPNLKLIGEFSNAVETKTALKEQVVDLIFLDIEMPILTGFDLLDDITEKPSVIFVTGQTKYAFKAFDYAAIDYLQKPIKKTRFLYAVERALLAHKMKTEMIEDRGEFIFVKSNLKKRKVYLKELRYIQALGDYVKLITEEDNLIVLSTMKSFESTLPEEDFLRIHKSYIVNLRKVEKFNSKAVELGDEVLPLSRNRKSELIEALSQF; encoded by the coding sequence ATGAGCAACACTATTCTGAACTGTTTTGTAGTAGATGATTCTAGTATACAACGACTCGCGATCGTAAAGATGATAGAAGGTCATCCAAATTTAAAGCTAATAGGCGAGTTTAGCAACGCTGTAGAGACCAAAACAGCATTAAAAGAACAAGTAGTAGATCTTATCTTTCTAGATATAGAGATGCCCATTCTTACTGGTTTTGATTTATTAGACGACATTACAGAAAAACCAAGTGTCATTTTTGTTACAGGACAAACCAAGTATGCTTTTAAAGCATTTGATTATGCAGCCATAGACTATTTACAAAAGCCTATTAAAAAAACCCGTTTTCTTTATGCAGTCGAGAGAGCACTGCTAGCGCATAAGATGAAAACTGAAATGATCGAAGATCGCGGCGAGTTTATCTTTGTAAAAAGTAATCTTAAAAAACGTAAAGTATACCTTAAAGAGCTGAGATACATTCAAGCACTGGGTGATTATGTAAAACTGATTACTGAAGAGGATAACTTAATCGTTCTTTCTACTATGAAGTCCTTTGAAAGTACTCTTCCTGAAGAAGACTTTTTGCGCATTCATAAATCTTACATAGTAAATTTGAGAAAAGTAGAAAAGTTCAATTCTAAGGCAGTAGAGCTAGGTGATGAAGTATTGCCTTTAAGTCGCAATAGAAAATCAGAACTTATTGAAGCCCTGTCCCAATTTTAA